The Salegentibacter sp. Hel_I_6 region AAACGTTCAAAAAGATTACTTCAACAGGCTGAAGGAAAATCTACCTGGATCGCTATGTTAATTGTTCATCACTTAATTTTCATCTATAAAGAAATGGCCAGCGAGAAAAAGACAATTTCAAATTTCCTGGAAAAATTAGAAAAAAAAGAGCAACAATATATTAAAAACCAAAACCTTAGTTGGGAGGAAGTAGATTCAATTTATCAGGTTATGGTCTTTTCAGATAGGTGCTCTTTAATTCTCTGCCAGAACGCCGTACCTACTAAAAGCAGGCTACTGGAAGTTAACACAAGTATTAATGATCAAACTTTCTGGATTTCAGAAAAATCAACAAAAGAACTAAAAATAGAGCCCTGGATTTTTCGGTCCAAACATTTTACCATAAACGCAGAATATAAAATGATAGAAAAAAATTCTTTTTCTTCTAATAAAGAATTTAAAAAGCTCCTTGAAGCCAGTAAAGTAAAATTTAAAACCTGGAATTTCAGCAAATGATCTACATATTTGCTTTTATTAAAAGAAATAATTGGATTAAGCAAGCTTATGTTTTATAACTCTGAGATTTGTTTCTATTGGTTAAGAAAACACCGAAGAAAACTACTAATATTCCCACGACATCCATAATTTTTATACTATCCCCAAAGGCCATCCAGGCCATGAACATCGTTACAGGTGGACCAAGATAAAATAGACTTGCAACCTTAGTAGCGTCCAGCCTATCAATTAACTTCAACATCACAATATATGCTCCTAGGGAAACCGCCAGCACTAGCCATACCATTGCGAATGTAAATTTCGGAACCCACTTAGCCTCTAAATCTTCAATAAAAATGGCTGGGAAAGCTAATGCAAGCATTGTAGCTAAACTTTGGTAAAAAAGGGTTTGGGCTATTGATAACTTTTCTTTTTTATTATTAATATCAATCTTTCTTTGAATCAAAGTCGCAATTGTAATTGCTATAACGGAGACTAAGGGTATAAGATAGCCGAAAATTGCACCCGACTTGTTAAAATCTATTCGAAAAGCTACCGTAATTATCACACCAATAAAGCCTACTATTAATCCCACCCATTGGTATAAATTGGTTTTTTCTTTGGTAACATAGCTGGAAAGTGCACCCGTGGCTAGAGGCTGCAGTGCAACAATCAAAGCCACAATACCTGCCGGCACCTCAGTATCCAGAGCTAATAACACACAGGTTAACCAAACGCCGTGAGCTAGAAAACCAATTAGCATATTTAAGCCTGTCACCTTCCACCCGAACCATTTAAACCTTTTTCTTACTAGTAAGTATAAAGCCAAAAGAAAAGTGACTGCCAGATATCTTAGAAAGATTAAGGTATATGGACCTGTATAGGGAAGTCCATACTCAGCTCCAATAAACCCAGAATTCCATAATAAGATGAAAGCTACTATTAATAAAATGGTACTTCTTTTCATATCAGGTATTCAAATTTTTTCAGGTAATTCAATCTCTAGAATTCCGAAATTGAATAGATCTTAATAGCTAAATTAAGACTTAGAAAAAGGCATCATGGAGGAGAAGCTGCTAAAATATGCATAACAACATTTTAAACATTTCTTAAAATAAATACAAGTCAATTATAATTGTAGATTCTTGACTCTGGAAAAGAAAAACGTATCATCTTCCTTCGTAAATCTAACTGGCAAACCAGAAAAGTATCTTTACTAAAGATGGTTTATGAAATAATATGAGTATGTAGTTCGAGAAATTCAATCTATGGCTAATTGGAAATCATAGTATTATAAAAGTTCTTGAATCTAAAAGAACGCAGTGATATATTAGTCCTTAAGTGAGAATTATAAATTATAAGAACTCCTCAAATACAATCCCCATCTGTAGCACAAGAATCTCCTTCAGTAGTTTTTAGATTGTTCTTGTAAGCTTGATCTTCATTCCATGCTTTTTCAAGGGTTTGTAGAAAGGCTTCTGAAGGCTGGGCACCAGAAATACCATATTTATCATCAATAACAAAAAAAGGCACTCCCCTAACTCCAATATTCCGCGCTTCTAGTTCATCCTGTTTAACCTCATAACCAAAAGCATCAGAGGCCAGGGTATCCTTTATTTCTGTACTATTTAATCCAATTGAGCTAGCTAATCCTTCTAAGACTATGGAGTCATCTATATTTATACTTTCAACAAAATGAGCTTTAAATAGTTCTTCCTTTACTTCATTATCTAATCCTTTAGATTTGGCTAATTGAATGAGCCTATGCGCCTTATAGGAGTTAGCCAAAACCGAATTTTCAAGATTAAAATTGAGGCCTACTTCCGCAGCCATTGCCTTGGCTCCACTAAACATTTGTAGCGCTTGCTCTTTGCTTACACCTTTCGCCTTTGTAAAATAATCCAGCATGCTTACATTGGGGTCTGTTTTAAGTGTAGGATCCAGCTGATAACTTTTCCATTCTACTTCTACCTCATCTTTACCTTGAAAATCTGCCAGGGCATTTTCAAATTTTTTCTTTCCTATATAACAAAACGGACATCTAACATCCGACCAGATTTTAACCTTCATATTCCTCAATTTCTACAATTAGACGTGATATTCAAATTAACTTTCATTTATAAAGTGTTTTAAATATAGATAACTATTTGCGATTCGATGATCTACATTTTTAAATTTTGTTAACACAAATTATTCAATACTTATTAAAATTAGCTAAAGGTTAAATGTATTTATTGATCTCTTTGCAAGTACTATTAAAAGTTGGTGTTAAATAACTATTTCGAGAATAGGATTTCCTTTTTTCCGATTAATTTAGAATTGTTTAATCATCTAATTATTCTCGTTTTGAATCAACAAGAGCTAGAAGACTTAAAGGAGATTTATATTCTTAACTATAAATGGGGAGTATTTTATAAGCAATGTGTGCTAACCGCAAATAAACCATTCATCAAAGAGATTTATAAAAAGTTGATCTGCCAGAAAAAGAACTTTATTAATCTCTTACAATCTCAAATGCTTAAAAAAGTAGATAAAGATTATCTTCAAAAATTACATTTAGAATGCAGGGAGGAGCTAAAAGTTTTGCAACAAAAATTCCCTCCTGAATTAAATAATAAACACAGCTTATTATGCTGTCACGTAGAAAAAAAATTACATCAAAAATATTGCGACTCACTTGGGAATATAAAGGATGGTAAAATTAGGGCTCTTTTATTATCCCAAAAACATCAGTTAAACTTAATATTAAAAGAGACAGAAAAAATTGAAAAGTATTTAATTTAAGGCTTTTAGGTAGAAAGATGCTAATGAAGTAGAGAATTTAAGGGGGTTTCTTTTATTACGTCTTTTTACCTATTTTTTTAATTTCATTTTTAGAACAAGCATATTAAGGTAATTAGTTGCTTATACCCCTAAGTAAAAAATAAAATGACTCTTTTAAAAAAAAGAATAAATATTAAGCAGTTTTAAAAGTATAAATTTTATTTACTAAATCTGATAAGGCTAACATTTCAGTTTCTGTCTGTACATTGTAACGCTTATCAGTTTTTAAACTCCATATCCATTCTTTACTTGCCGCATCTACATAAACATCTGGCGGAGAACTAATAATTTGGGTATCTTGATTTCTGAATTGTTGCACAATAAGATCATTTTCTTTGTCGCCATTATTACGCAGGCTTAGCAGTCCTTTTTCCCCGTGAAAATCGGCTTCCATAACCTGGGGTTTACTCTGAGGAAGATTTGTAGAACATCGCAAATTAATTAAGATCCCTGTCTTTGTGATTAAAGTCACCAAAAAATAATCTTCACATAAGGGTGGTAAAATACGTTCGATCTTTTTTCCATTTTTATATGGTATAGCATTCAGGTAGCTTATTTCAGGATAATTTAAAACCTTTAAAGCAATATCTAACATATGGATTCCCGTATCCATAAACGCGCCATAAAAGTTCGTCTTATTGCTTTTACAAAGATTTTTATTTAGTTTTTTATTCTTATAAAAAGTAAGATCTATCTGGCTAATTTTCCCCAGACTTCCTTTTTTAATATTTTCATTGAGTTCTAAAAATGCCCTGGTAAACCGAAGTGGAAGATCAAAACATATTAAAATATTTTTGCGCCTCGCCGTTTCAAATAAAAGTTTTAGACCTTCTTTTTGATTCAAGAAATTAGCATTACAAAAAAAAGACTTGGTAATATCTAATTTCCCCTGATACTTTTTAAGTTTAAGATCAAGAAAATCTGCTAATACAATTCCGTTTCTGGCTTTTTTAAAGAAATCGCTTTCCAGGGAGTAAAAGTTCTCATTAGGAATAATTTCTAATAATTCCTGGCGGCCTCTAATTTTCTGGTCAAGGACTATAAAATTAATATCCAGTTCAGAATTCCTATTAAGCCTTGAAATACCCTCAGTACCCAATCTATCGGGGCCAATTAAGCCAATATTTACCCGTTCCTCATGCTCAACCATGCTATGTAAATTTAAAGCATTATTCCGGTGCCTCCAGGTCATTTAAACCTTAAGAATACTGCGATAAATTAAAAGTAGCTACAAGGAGAAAAATTATGTATAACAATTAAAACAAAGTATAACAAAATTGAAAATACAATAGCAAAGCTCTATTGATGTTGCTGTTTCTTTTTAAATTCAATTGGGGTAAGACCATACCGCTCTTTAAAAATTTTCGTGAAGTAACTTTTACTATTTATACCAATTTTATCTGCTATTTCTCCAATTTGAAGATCGGTATTAGATAGAAGTGTCTTTACCAGCCTAAGTCTAAAATCAATAATATAGTTATGAACTGTAGACCCATAAAGCTTTTTAAAACCGTATTGTAATTTGTTTTGATTAAGACCTACTAATTTAGATAGTAATTTAACATTCAACTCTTTTGAGATATTCTCTTCTATATAAAGAACAGCTTCCCTAATAGCACCAAGTTCATATTTGGTTAAAAGTTTGGAGTTTTCTTCGCTTTTTTTAGAATCCTCATACTGTAAAATTTCTTCTGCCAGCATTTGTACCGTAAAACCTTCTAAAAAAAGTTTTCTTATAAAATCTCTATTTTTATAGGTATTCATTTCATTAAAAATATCTGCAATTTTTAATGAGTAATAACCTTTATCATAAAAAGTATTTTTCGCTTCTATGTCGTTAAATACTTTACTTAAATCTGAATCTACTCCTTTTAATTCACAAGAGATTTTATCTTGATATTTTTTCCTATCTAATTCAATACTGGAAAAGCAGGTACTCTTCCCTTTACTAAATTTTAGAATGTGTCCATTTTTTTCTTCACTTGCAACGATAGCGTGTTGGTATTGATCTATTACATGACTTTCGTCTTCATTAGAAAAACGATGTTCCAAACTACCATTTAAAACATATATAAATTTTAAGGAATGTATATTGCTTTTAACTAAACGGATTTCGGTATCCTGATAAAAATTACAATTATATTGTAGCAGGCCTAACCCATTCTCAAACTGTATACCCGAAATATCTCCTTCCCCGATTGAAGAAGGCAATTTCACTTTATATTCATTACAAGATTCTACCACCCTAACATTGAAAAACTTACCTAAGTCAAACAAAATCTCGTCTACGGGGATGGCGTTAATATTAATTGCTTGCAAAAATGTATGTTTATGGTGTTTAAATAAGGTACAATTTTTATATCAATCACTGGGAAGTTCTATTCTTTTTCTAAAGATAGAGGGAGAAATCTGATATTTTTCCTTAAAAAGCTTTGAAAAATAACTATTGCTATTTAAACCTATATTTAATACTATTTCTGAAATACTATCATCTGAATGAATTAAAAGATCAGAGGCTTTATTCATTCTAATATTTCCAATAAAATTGTGCACGCTGGTTCCATATAGGCCTTTAAACCCGTGCTGAAGTTTATTACTATTTAGTCCCACATGTTTTGCAACCTGCGATACCGTCATAATTTTAGAAATATTTGATTCTATATAAAGTGCTGCTGTATGAATAGCCTTTATCTCATAAGATGAAAGATGAACTTTTTTATTTTTATTCTCAACATCTCTTATATATTGAACCAGGTGGGAATTAATCAACTCATGGGTTTTAGCTTCTAAATAAACTATTTGTTCAAATGAGGTATATTCTCCTATAAATATACTCTTTAAAATATCTGCAATAGCAAGACTATAGGATCCAGTATGAAAGAAAAATGAATCGCTTTTTCCCTCATCCAAAATTGATTTCAAATGTCTGGTTATTGTATTTGAATATTTTTTTCTATTGCTTAAATAAGCCGATTTGGAAACGCTAATTATATAACTGCTGTAATTTTTTTTTGCTTCTAGCTTTACACTATGCGCTCCTCCCATATAAGATGAAGAAATGGCGTGTTGAAATTGATCCAGTTCCTGCCAGCACTCTTCATCTTCAATTTTATGATGAATAGAACTTTTATAATTGTATATAAAATTTAAAGAATTTGTGGCCTCATTTTGAAATCGCAACACTACCTCATCGTTAAAGCATCCATTTAAATAGATAAGCGAGATATCATTACAAATATCCAGAGCCAGTAAGTTACCTTCCCCAATATGTTCAGGAATATCCAAAATGGGGAGTTTATAATTACTTTGTTCAACTCTAAAGTATTTTACAAATTTTTCAAAAGTTTTACTCGCAGGAAATATAGAAATCTTTATAAGCTTCAACTATTTTTTTTAATCATCGAAATTATAATTTTAAAACACTTCATAATAGGCGTGATAAGTAATAAAAGCAGTTTTGTTAATTTTTATGGCATTTTTAATATTGCTCTCAAATCCAGAATATCATTATTTAATTGAATTACGAAATTCTACCATTCTTCTAATTCACAAAAATGCTAGGCGAATGAAAATTATAATGCTTTTGTAGTTATCCTGATGGAAGTTATAGATCGTTTCGAATAATTAATCAGGCTGACAGATAAATCTTCTAATACCACTCTTTTACGTATGTTGTACCAAAACAAAAAAGCCGACTCTTTCAAGTCGGCTTATCCCTTTGTGCGGGCGAGAGGACTCGAACCTCCACACATTGCTGCACTAGATCCTAAGTTCGATTTGAATAGAAACCAAAAGAAATCAAAAGAATACAAAATACTGATTTACTGATGTTTAACCACTTAACAGATATCAAATAAACCCAAAACAATCCAAGAAATGTGTTACCTATGTGTTACCCAGAATGATTATCTTAGTATTTTCAAACAAGAAAATTATGGTTCATCTCAAAGCAATTTTGCATCCTAAAAAGTTAAATAAGACTGAAATGATTTATCGGTTAGCATTAAGAGTAACCAGTTTCCGTAGACGCAGCTATTTTCATCTTGGTTATAATATTGATCCAAAGGATTGGGATGAGAAAGCAGAAAAAGTAAAGAAATCACATCCTAAATACCAGCATTTAAATCGGCTAATCAGGAAAAAATATGATCAACTAGATGATATTATCTATGAAGCAGAGCGTAATAAAAAGCAATTATCTGCAAAGCAAATAACAGATAAGATAAGAAGTAATAAAAATAATAATTCCTTCTTCGCTCTTGCCAAAGAACATGTGGAGGATTTAGAAAAATCAAAAAAATTTAATCGCGCTATTTCCGATCGTTCTAAAGCAAAAATTATTAAAGAATTTACTAAAGGAAAAGATGTCTTATTTCCGGAAATTGATGAAAGTTTTTTAAGGCGTTTTAAAGTATATCTTAAAAATGAAAAAAACAACTCAGAAAGATCTGTAATGAATTCATATGTGTTTATTAGATTGCTATTCAATAGGGCTATTAAAAGGGGTATAATAGACCAAACTTTTTATCCTTTCGGTAGGGGTAAAATACTTATAAAATATCCCGAATCATTAAAAATAGGATTAACTGAAGAAGAAATTCTTAAAATTGAACAATTAGATTTACAAAAACATACTCCCCTTTGGCATACAAGAAACATATTTTTATTCTCTTTCTATTTAGCAGGAATCAGAATAACAGATTTACTTCATCTAAAATGGAATGATATAGTAGATGACAGATTGTTTTATAGAATGAAAAAAAACGCGAAATTAGATTCGCTCCGGCTTCCTGAGAAAGTAATTGAAATTTTAGATTTCTATCGTACCGATCAGAGATCTTATGCTGATTTTATTTTTCCTGAACTTAAAAAAGTGGGAGGAGATGAAACCAAACAAAAATATAGTGTAATAAAGAGTGCTATAAAAAAACATAATTCTAATCTAGAGGATATAGCTGATCTTGCAGAAATAGATAAAAAAATCACCAATCATATCGCCAGACATTCTTTTGGAAATATTGCCGGAGATAAGGTGTCCCCACAAATGCTTCAAAAACTATATAGACATAGCAGCTTGAGTACTACAATTGGATATCAGGGTAATTTTATACACGCTTCCTCAGATCAAGCGCTAGATGAGATTTTAAAATTTTCCAACGGCAATAAGATTAATTAGACATTTTTATTTGGATTATTTTCTTTTAGAATTAAACTACAAGATTGAAATACCTCTCCTTGATATTCTGAAAAATTAAAAACTACACCTATATTTTCTTTTCATTATCTTTAAATAGTTAATAGAAAACAAGGTACGATGTTTTTGGAGCGCATTGCTATTTTCACTATCCAGCTAAGGGCTAAGCTCCAGGATTTTTTTAATTATCTCCTAAGGGAAACTGATTCACAACTGGGCCAAATTTTTTTTACCTGTAGTATTTTAATTTTTACAGCACTCCTCCTTTATGTCTGGATTATTCCGTTTAGCCTGTGGTTTCAAATCTGTTTTACGATCATTTACCTCTTTATTTCCCTAGTATTTATTTCAGGAATATATTTTATCGTAAAAAGAAAAAGGATCAGGACTAAATCGAATTCTTTTGAGGTATATACCTTGGATCACGATCTAACTTCATTTCACCATTTTAATCTGAAAGTTATTCCGATTACAGAAGAAAAGACTCAAACAATTTTTAAAGCATTCTCGGGGAATTACTTTACCAGTGGAAATTATCGAAGTTTTCAATTTCTAATTCAGTTGAAACCGGTAGTTCCTGAGAAACGTCTGCAATGGGTTGATCTTTCTCCCAGAAGACCGAAACAAGTCAACCGGCAAACCCTACTGGAATTTTTAAGCCATCTATTTATCGGTTTTAAGAACCTGGACAACCAGCAGATTATCATATTTGTCGAACAGTATTTTCAGCTTAAAAATCCGAAGGGAAACCTTCAACATTTATCTACAAAAAACATTTCAGACTGGCGAACCAATGAAGCTGCTTACCTTAGAGGTATTTCTGAAATTTTTAAAAACCTATAGGTAATTCCTTTACTATTACCAGTTACCATATTGATTTACAGAGATTTTAATCATTCATTTGTTGCCATAACCTAAAGACAACCATTGTGTTGGCTTATAAAAAATATCAATTATGAATGATTTACAATTAGAAGATCGATTGATGCGTATGGAGCAAATGCTCGCCGCAAACAAGGAAGTACTAACCTTTGATGAAGCCTGCCTGTATTCCGGGATTTCGAGAAGCTATATGTACAAGCTTACCGCTAAAAACCTTATTCCCTATTCCAAACCACGGGGAAAGTTGATTTATTTTGAGAAAAGCAAGTTGAACGCCTGGCTGCTTGGCAACCAAAAATCTTAAGGAGATGAGTGGTTACGAATTTTCAAGGGCGTGGTTTGATTTCAGTTTTAATCATCCTAATAAGGTTAAACCCGTCCATACCGCTATTTATTTTTTTGCCATAGAACGCTGCAATAGGTTAGGCTGGAAAGAAAACTTTGGTTTTCCAACCGATCTGGCAATGGAAGCTTTGGGTATCAAGAATTATAAAACTTATATCCGCGCCCTTGAAGATCTCGTGGATTGGAATTTTATCCAATGGATACAGAA contains the following coding sequences:
- a CDS encoding site-specific integrase, whose amino-acid sequence is MVHLKAILHPKKLNKTEMIYRLALRVTSFRRRSYFHLGYNIDPKDWDEKAEKVKKSHPKYQHLNRLIRKKYDQLDDIIYEAERNKKQLSAKQITDKIRSNKNNNSFFALAKEHVEDLEKSKKFNRAISDRSKAKIIKEFTKGKDVLFPEIDESFLRRFKVYLKNEKNNSERSVMNSYVFIRLLFNRAIKRGIIDQTFYPFGRGKILIKYPESLKIGLTEEEILKIEQLDLQKHTPLWHTRNIFLFSFYLAGIRITDLLHLKWNDIVDDRLFYRMKKNAKLDSLRLPEKVIEILDFYRTDQRSYADFIFPELKKVGGDETKQKYSVIKSAIKKHNSNLEDIADLAEIDKKITNHIARHSFGNIAGDKVSPQMLQKLYRHSSLSTTIGYQGNFIHASSDQALDEILKFSNGNKIN
- a CDS encoding AraC family transcriptional regulator, coding for MQAININAIPVDEILFDLGKFFNVRVVESCNEYKVKLPSSIGEGDISGIQFENGLGLLQYNCNFYQDTEIRLVKSNIHSLKFIYVLNGSLEHRFSNEDESHVIDQYQHAIVASEEKNGHILKFSKGKSTCFSSIELDRKKYQDKISCELKGVDSDLSKVFNDIEAKNTFYDKGYYSLKIADIFNEMNTYKNRDFIRKLFLEGFTVQMLAEEILQYEDSKKSEENSKLLTKYELGAIREAVLYIEENISKELNVKLLSKLVGLNQNKLQYGFKKLYGSTVHNYIIDFRLRLVKTLLSNTDLQIGEIADKIGINSKSYFTKIFKERYGLTPIEFKKKQQHQ
- a CDS encoding AraC family transcriptional regulator, yielding MKLIKISIFPASKTFEKFVKYFRVEQSNYKLPILDIPEHIGEGNLLALDICNDISLIYLNGCFNDEVVLRFQNEATNSLNFIYNYKSSIHHKIEDEECWQELDQFQHAISSSYMGGAHSVKLEAKKNYSSYIISVSKSAYLSNRKKYSNTITRHLKSILDEGKSDSFFFHTGSYSLAIADILKSIFIGEYTSFEQIVYLEAKTHELINSHLVQYIRDVENKNKKVHLSSYEIKAIHTAALYIESNISKIMTVSQVAKHVGLNSNKLQHGFKGLYGTSVHNFIGNIRMNKASDLLIHSDDSISEIVLNIGLNSNSYFSKLFKEKYQISPSIFRKRIELPSD
- a CDS encoding helix-turn-helix domain-containing protein; the protein is MNDLQLEDRLMRMEQMLAANKEVLTFDEACLYSGISRSYMYKLTAKNLIPYSKPRGKLIYFEKSKLNAWLLGNQKS
- a CDS encoding DsbA family oxidoreductase gives rise to the protein MKVKIWSDVRCPFCYIGKKKFENALADFQGKDEVEVEWKSYQLDPTLKTDPNVSMLDYFTKAKGVSKEQALQMFSGAKAMAAEVGLNFNLENSVLANSYKAHRLIQLAKSKGLDNEVKEELFKAHFVESINIDDSIVLEGLASSIGLNSTEIKDTLASDAFGYEVKQDELEARNIGVRGVPFFVIDDKYGISGAQPSEAFLQTLEKAWNEDQAYKNNLKTTEGDSCATDGDCI
- a CDS encoding Gfo/Idh/MocA family oxidoreductase, yielding MVEHEERVNIGLIGPDRLGTEGISRLNRNSELDINFIVLDQKIRGRQELLEIIPNENFYSLESDFFKKARNGIVLADFLDLKLKKYQGKLDITKSFFCNANFLNQKEGLKLLFETARRKNILICFDLPLRFTRAFLELNENIKKGSLGKISQIDLTFYKNKKLNKNLCKSNKTNFYGAFMDTGIHMLDIALKVLNYPEISYLNAIPYKNGKKIERILPPLCEDYFLVTLITKTGILINLRCSTNLPQSKPQVMEADFHGEKGLLSLRNNGDKENDLIVQQFRNQDTQIISSPPDVYVDAASKEWIWSLKTDKRYNVQTETEMLALSDLVNKIYTFKTA
- a CDS encoding DMT family transporter, which produces MKRSTILLIVAFILLWNSGFIGAEYGLPYTGPYTLIFLRYLAVTFLLALYLLVRKRFKWFGWKVTGLNMLIGFLAHGVWLTCVLLALDTEVPAGIVALIVALQPLATGALSSYVTKEKTNLYQWVGLIVGFIGVIITVAFRIDFNKSGAIFGYLIPLVSVIAITIATLIQRKIDINNKKEKLSIAQTLFYQSLATMLALAFPAIFIEDLEAKWVPKFTFAMVWLVLAVSLGAYIVMLKLIDRLDATKVASLFYLGPPVTMFMAWMAFGDSIKIMDVVGILVVFFGVFLTNRNKSQSYKT
- a CDS encoding DUF3891 family protein; this translates as MIVNPTNEGWEIFSHSSHGLLAGKIANELQDKYKNKNWVATLAAIIEHDDRQLEFDEKNYLTNTGAPKDFLLEKRNVEEIIKRSKRLLQQAEGKSTWIAMLIVHHLIFIYKEMASEKKTISNFLEKLEKKEQQYIKNQNLSWEEVDSIYQVMVFSDRCSLILCQNAVPTKSRLLEVNTSINDQTFWISEKSTKELKIEPWIFRSKHFTINAEYKMIEKNSFSSNKEFKKLLEASKVKFKTWNFSK